Proteins encoded in a region of the Vicia villosa cultivar HV-30 ecotype Madison, WI linkage group LG5, Vvil1.0, whole genome shotgun sequence genome:
- the LOC131607168 gene encoding transcription factor SRM1-like: protein MNKYRRRSSIHDITSVNNGDVSTPQGPITGQTNGSSGNPTNKSVKQAIPPRAGIPGAGIYAAPSIGLPIGGLLVFAVGTPVNLSGSPHTTYGIRAPVPGTVAPGAPMNMVPMTYPMPHTSGPHR from the coding sequence ATGAACAAATACAGAAGGCGATCGAGCATTCATGATATTACAAGCGTCAACAATGGAGACGTCTCAACGCCTCAAGGACCAATCACTGGTCAAACAAACGGTTCCTCTGGAAACCCCACTAACAAATCAGTCAAACAAGCTATTCCGCCCAGAGCCGGTATACCAGGTGCTGGAATATACGCTGCCCCTTCCATCGGACTACCTATAGGAGGACTTTTAGTATTTGCTGTTGGCACCCCGGTGAATCTTTCCGGATCTCCACATACAACATACGGTATTCGAGCACCAGTTCCCGGTACCGTTGCACCCGGTGCACCTATGAACATGGTCCCTATGACATACCCTATGCCTCATACTTCTGGTCCTCACAGATGA